Within the Corticium candelabrum chromosome 6, ooCorCand1.1, whole genome shotgun sequence genome, the region tgtaggcttgtagtctgagatctataattggcggagtgatgaccttctacgtagttcacatGCGCATTTCCTTTGTGGCCAATAGCGTTTTCgtgcagactagactctgtagcaaaaagcgcgcaaagACACGGGAAGgagttgatcttgacatgaaactaccttCTACtcttcgagaagtcttcaattagaaaacaaatacatctttttgcgaaagaatagccttggaagcttcaagttgaccctccagaccgTAGTTTCATATCAAGATCAACCACTTCCCTTGTCACTGGGCACTTTCTGCTGCAGAGTCTAGTCTGGAGATGCGAGTGAGAACTAGGTAGTAGCTAGGTCATCACTGCGCCAATTGTAGATAttagactacaagcctacaccaCACCTGTCACCAAAACTCCCTAggcttaccttttcaacatgcgtcagttgtctgcaagtgcggGATATGCCACAAGCACCAAACAATTGTAATAGCAGCACGTGTGGTACatttattggattagttccAACGCtagtttgattttgaagttaccgGACACTTGATGATGTTGGAGTGACACTTAGTGATCATTTAGTAAgaagatatggcaggaagtaggcgggatgatcccagactctctcgagGCTGGAATTTTTATACGGGCTCCGGAAAAGACTAGcgagagagagtctggggacgaggctaactATTTAGTATGTATGATAGCGTTACTCTGCCTCCACCAACGTCAGTGTGGTAAAACGGCTCCTTTCCAGAAATAATATTGCAGAAGTAGCTTTTGACTGCAGTCATTCTCTCAGTATTTTCGcaaaaaatataattttatttttctaaAGTATACATATGTAGATTTTTAAATTTAGCTCAAAATAGATCTTAATTTTTGCGCTGCAGTAGCcctttaaaaattaaattgtatAGATGTAGAATTTGATTAAATCAAGTTCCgcattaaattaaattttatggTATGTACATATTTATAGAATgttgtcaattaatttaataaagaAGATGTTAAGTAATTATTTAAAACCTGCCTTTGGCATACATCGCGTTTTTAAGGTAGAATGTGTCACGAGTCTAAGAACATTTCTATACAAAATTATATCAATATGCTATTTTTATACGACCAATGGTAACGAAAACCCTTCAAACATTGAAAGGGGTTTTGTGGGGTTTTAGAAGAGGTTTTGGAAACACCACAAGGGTAATTGTATTAGTAACCCTGCAGGGTTTTATAAGGATGTTCTTGTGAAACAGCAAAAACCCAAGACAACGTTACTAGGGTTTTCTGTTGTATCCCTGTGTGAGTAATAACAACGATATCCTCGACGTGCCCATATGAAACTAGTAATTAGAATAACGTTCAAATGCGTTAGAACGTAATTTTTTCAGACTTGCTCATCCTATTTCAATAAATGCTAGCTTAAAACGTACGGATTGCAATTCCATTCTATTTATAACAATCAAAATTTTCAATAATAATCAATCTTTTAAATTCAtcaattataaaaataatttttaccttttattaattttttaattacttaatttaattaaaattttagattATTTTTAAATAGACTTTCCATTAactttaataaataatttttgctAGTACTAAACAGTTGATCAAATTTCATTCATTAATATGTTCAATTAATCACAGAATATTCGAATTGGAAAAGACTGCTCAGACTGCATACCACTACAACAATAACCTAACTGTCTGATGCTTCACTACCAGCTTTGTACTGACTTTGTTGCTAACTGACTTGGCAAACACGGATCAGAATCTTAGACGAATTGCCAGAAAATATAGGACAGATGTGATTAACAGTTCTACACTAGACCTACTACAGATCTCTCAACTTTTGAAGGCAGGAAATCGTGATACTGTCTTTTGCAAATGACTACGCCCCCAAAACTTGTCCCATGTAGGCGTGGCATAACCCTCTGATTGCAAGAAAGGCGGCCACATACTTACGTGTTGGCTTTGCTTTCCGGTTATTGATAACCCGGATGCCTaaggcaagcaagcagagtCTACTTCAAAATATCCATTAATTTTGGAAAACGAGGGTAAAAAGTGtgactgtcagagtgtctcaAGATAAAATTGTCAGAAGAAGGACTGGCAATAGTGAGAATTGGGCACTAATTCGTGAGATCGTGAGACATGCATGTAAATCGTAAGTATCACGACGAAATcatgagagttgagaggtctgctaCTCTACATCAAAACGTTGGCTAACCTCGTCTTGGTTGTCCTATTTGCGTTTCAGTCGTTTGACATTCTTCATGAACTAATTGCAGTCAACATTAAAGTGTGTGATAACCAAATACattgtaacaaaaatgaaattaCCGAAGAGATGTTTTTTAACTGTCATCAAGTGCCTTAGAAAGGCCGCAGACGTGCTAGCAGCAAACACATGAAAATAGTCTCCTCTGCTTGCATTAGAGCCATAGTCAGAAATGCCTTTCATGACAACTACTTTGCCTGGTACTTCGCTTCTTTTGAAACTGTCAATGGCATGTTTCATAAAGTAGTAAGCTTCCATGTCTACTGCTTTCACATTTATGTCGCCAACCCGCTTTTTGTAAGTACTCAATTTCGCCTTCAGGTTCATATCCTTGTGTGGCACGGAAAGCATGGAATCAACAGTAGCTACAACATTATCCCGACGCGGAAATATAGCTTCATTTGCTGCGTATTTTTCTCCTAGATCAGTTAAAAAATATCTGCATTCTGCTGTTGGCGATGAAGAAATCCAAGCTGATGGCGATTGTAACATTGTGCTCAGAATTTCGTCATAAGTGAGACGAGTCGTATCGTCTCTCATTGTATACATTCCAGATAATTTCTTGTCAACCATCTTGTCCAGTAGGTCTCTTTTGCTAATACCGTTCATCCCACTGTTGATCACAAGGTCTAGGATGAGTTGTTGAAGATAACGAGGGCTGGGACGAATGGCATTCTCCGGAACATACTTCAACCAGATATGAGAATCCAAGTGAACCAATTCATTGACTGCTGCAAGAATGCCTTTGTCGAGCTCACAGTATTTTGCTCTAGCCTGGAGGTCCCCTCCTTCCTCGACAGTACCTCCCATCTCTACTGTCGCTCGATTggcgacaaacacacaaccgtGCTCCACGTGGCCATGTGTGTTTTCTTCTGCAGCACACGT harbors:
- the LOC134181509 gene encoding uncharacterized protein LOC134181509 — encoded protein: MSDIQDHLNVLIVCALESELQAAVAVLESGTNSKFENKYMHPTDLSGLNVRVCEGWNSSDMKVGVVAQTDLGGTESQILLGNLAKFFTATIVAMTGTCAAEENTHGHVEHGCVFVANRATVEMGGTVEEGGDLQARAKYCELDKGILAAVNELVHLDSHIWLKYVPENAIRPSPRYLQQLILDLVINSGMNGISKRDLLDKMVDKKLSGMYTMRDDTTRLTYDEILSTMLQSPSAWISSSPTAECRYFLTDLGEKYAANEAIFPRRDNVVATVDSMLSVPHKDMNLKAKLSTYKKRVGDINVKAVDMEAYYFMKHAIDSFKRSEVPGKVVVMKGISDYGSNASRGDYFHVFAASTSAAFLRHLMTVKKHLFVHEECQTTETQIGQPRRG